A single region of the Salvia miltiorrhiza cultivar Shanhuang (shh) chromosome 8, IMPLAD_Smil_shh, whole genome shotgun sequence genome encodes:
- the LOC131001080 gene encoding preprotein translocase subunit SECE1, whose protein sequence is MAMAVSIAQFPPLASTTITFPKSRRSISTLAERRAILSKFPQIASKFTSIPKASAEDENSAGAEEESKEMRELGKEIKQAMKEREEKETGFVSGVVEEIREIEWPAFNKVLGTTGVVLGVIAGSSVVLLTVNAVLAEISDTIFAGKGVQDFFG, encoded by the coding sequence ATGGCAATGGCAGTTTCAATCGCCCAATTCCCACCCTTGGCCTCCACCACCATCACCTTCCCCAAATCCAGGCGTTCAATCAGCACCCTAGCAGAACGCCGAGCAATCTTGTCCAAATTCCCACAGATTGCGTCCAAGTTCACCAGCATCCCAAAAGCCTCCGCCGAGGACGAAAACAGCGCCGGCGCGGAGGAAGAGAGCAAGGAAATGAGGGAATTGGGGAAGGAGATAAAGCAGGCGatgaaggagagagaggaaaaggAGACGGGATTCGTGAGCGGAGTGGTTGAGGAAATAAGGGAAATCGAGTGGCCTGCTTTCAATAAAGTTTTGGGGACGACGGGGGTGGTGCTCGGGGTCATCGCTGGCTCCAGCGTCGTTTTGCTCACTGTCAATGCCGTTTTGGCTGAGATTTCCGATACCATTTTTGCCGGAAAAGGGGTGCAGGATTTCTTTGGCTGA
- the LOC131001081 gene encoding zinc finger protein 6-like, with the protein MEQEKIESSSAENDQNKQPSSGRSYDCAFCKRGFTNAQALGGHMNIHRKDKAKKKKKNQEVIQSFSSGYAGRHVNCQVYMPPPNPGLQTGNYEYCFFPVWRPDNLPDHIDGPRSLMHVEDEDEEEVDLELRLGRLL; encoded by the coding sequence ATGGAGCAAGAAAAAATCGAGTCATCGAGTGCAGAAAATGATCAGAACAAGCAGCCCAGCAGCGGCAGGTCATACGACTGCGCCTTCTGCAAGCGCGGATTCACAAACGCGCAAGCCCTAGGCGGCCACATGAACATTCACAGGAAGGACAAggccaagaagaagaagaagaatcaaGAAGTCATACAGAGCTTCAGCTCCGGTTATGCTGGGCGGCATGTCAACTGTCAAGTTTACATGCCCCCACCAAACCCTGGCCTCCAAACGGGAAATTACGAGTACTGTTTCTTTCCTGTTTGGAGGCCTGATAATTTGCCGGATCATATTGATGGGCCTCGGAGTCTGATGCACGTTGAagatgaagacgaagaagaagtcGATTTAGAGCTTCGTCTCGGTCGATTATTGTGA
- the LOC131001077 gene encoding prefoldin subunit 2-like gives MARAEGDIKEPMNEQAIANIYASMRNEINQIYSKITELEMEVSEHSLVINAIKPLDPSRRCYRMIGGVLVERTIREVLPAVQRNKEGIEEVIARLNEASEKKKKDLAEFEAKYKIRIRKGDGEMKDESKKEGNAQGVLVGPAGSN, from the coding sequence ATGGCCAGGGCTGAAGGTGATATCAAAGAACCGATGAATGAGCAAGCCATTGCAAATATATATGCTTCAATGAGGAATGAAATCAACCAAATCTATTCCAAGATCACCGAGCTGGAAATGGAGGTCAGCGAGCACTCCCTCGTGATCAACGCCATAAAACCACTTGATCCATCAAGGCGATGCTACCGGATGATTGGAGGTGTTCTTGTTGAGAGAACAATCAGAGAAGTTCTGCCAGCTGTGCAGAGAAATAAGGAGGGTATTGAAGAGGTAATTGCTCGGCTCAACGAAGCATccgagaagaagaaaaaggatctagccGAATTCGAGGCCAAGTACAAAATCAGAATCCGAAAGGGCGATGGTGAAATGAAGGATGAAAGTAAGAAGGAAGGGAATGCACAGGGCGTCCTCGTTGGCCCTGCCGGTTCTAATTAA
- the LOC131001076 gene encoding uncharacterized protein LOC131001076 has protein sequence MVTEANDAVSSKLSTTAVLSPTTSSSSGGALIISITGAMRSFLTASSTDLHLSEDLRHLSSSLILQSTAPYQSLKTIWFGSEFGSRPDLSSLLAGSNFIFASPTPRQKSEELKARLRQLEEAAERKAYDELVKDITPRKPVNEPFSSYKDQLGFGLHVVVTMFTGYLVGYAAFRALFGQSPPMSAAGGILGLVGAMLVETLLFILRSSDLGGESSSSSTSRPSNLKIKKNQ, from the exons ATGGTCACAGAAGCCAACGACGCCGTTTCCTCCAAACTGTCAACCACCGCTGTACTGTCACCGACCACCTCCTCCTCCAGCGGCGGCGCCCTTATCATATCAATTACAGGTGCGATGCGTTCCTTCCTCACCGCATCTTCCACTGATTTACATCTATCGGAGGATCTCAGACACCTTTCTTCTTCGCTTATCCTCCAGTCGACCGCACCCTACCAATCCCTAAAAACGATCTGGTTCGGATCCGAATTCGGTTCCAGACCCGATTTATCCTCTCTCCTCGCCGGCTCTAATTTTATCTTCGCCAGCCCCACGCCTCGCCAAAAG AGCGAGGAGCTGAAGGCGAGATTGAGACAGCTGGAGGAAGCAGCTGAGAGGAAGGCGTACGATGAATTGGTGAAGGACATTACTCCGAGGAAGCCTGTGAATGAGCCTTTTTCTTCTTACAAGGATCAATTAGGCTTCG GATTACACGTTGTGGTTACAATGTTTACTGGATACTTGGTTGGGTATGCAGCATTCCGTGCCTTGTTTGGCCAAAGTCCTCCCATG AGTGCTGCTGGAGGTATCCTTGGTTTGGTCGGGGCCATGCTAGTTGAGACCCTTCTGTTTATACTCAGATCTTCTGACCTTGGTGGTgaatcttcttcatcttctactTCCCGCCCTTCCAATTTGAAGATAAAGAAGAATCAATAG